The region ATAACAATTTTCAGCCTGCTTAAATGGGCTTTCATCTAGATAAAACAAGGAGAACATTATGCACTTTCGTCTTCCTTTCTTAGGCCTTATCGTAAACAAGAACCCTATGGACGGGCTGGTTAAACATTACGACAAAATCGCCGAATGCATCCACATTATCAATGATTCCGTTGAGTGCTACGTTGCCGGAAATGACACCTGCCGTGAATTCAGCGAACTGATCGAGCAGATTGATACTGTTGAAGCACAGGCAGATAAAATAAAACGTTCTATCCGCAACCATCTTCCGCACTCCATGTTCATGGCCGTGGATAAAGTTCTGTTCTTCAACTACACCCGCAGTCAGGACAACGTGCTGGACTTCGCACAGGAAGCACTGCACTGGCTGGCTATCCGCAAGGTCGCCATCCCTGCTGAATATCAGAAAGACCTGATCCTGCTGCTCTCCGAGGTTAATGACACCACGACCAGCCTCGGCCCCGCGTTGAAGGCAACTATCGCTCTGGATGAAGGAAAATCCATCGACCGTGAAGGTACCAAGAATAAGTTCCGCAAAGTCCGCAAGCACTATGCCCGGTCCATGGAACTGCGCAAAGAGCTGTCTACCCGTATCTACAATTCTGATATGGATTTCAAAGACATCTACCAGCTTACACATTTCGTAGACTGCCTTAATGAAATGGCACATCAGGCCGAAACCTGCGCCGACATGCTGCGGGCTATGATTGCAAGGTAATATTTCCCTAGCGGAAGACCTTAGCGACAGGATTTCAGAATATAAAAGCCCCGTCCGTTCCTTATCAGGCACCGGCGGGGCTTTCTTTTTTTAATTTATATAGAACTGGGAACGTGATCAGCCCAGCTCAGTCCTCTTGATCTTACCGCTGGAAGTCTTGGGTAATTCGTCTCTGAATTCCACACTGCGCACTATCACGATGGGTCCAAGCTCATTGCGGATATGCTCCTTTAATTCACGGTGAAGGTCATCGGACTCGACCACGCCATGATTCAAGGTCACATAACCTTTGACGACCTGTCCCTTGATCTTATCCGCAACTCCGACCACAACCGCTTCCGCAACATGCGGATGACGAGTCAACGCGCATTCAACCTCAGCTGTTCCGATGCGGTGTCCTGAAATATTTAGAACATCATCAGCGCGGCCCTGAATCCAGAAATACCCGTCTTCATCCTTGCGGGCCACATCCCCGGCGTAGAACATACCCGGCATGCGCTTCCAATAATGGGCCATCACCTCTTCACGATCCCCGAGTACATCGCTGAACATGGCCGGCCATGGTTTTTTGATGACCAGATATCCGCCCTTGCCCTCAGGTACTGGATTACCTTCGGCATCGACCACATCGGCATCAATACCGGGTAGAGGACGGGTTACGGAGCCGGGCTTGAGTACGGAAACGGGCATAGGGCTGATCATGATCATTCCGGTCTCGGTCTGCCACCACGTATCCAGAACCGGACACTGGCCCTTGCCGATATTCTCGTACATCCAAAGCCATGCTTCGGGATTGAAAGGCTCGCCCACCGCCCCGAGGATACGCAGTGAAGAAAGATCATGCTGGTCCGGATAACGGTGCCCGAAACGCATAAGCGTCCTGATCTGCGTTGGCGAGGTATAAAAAATGGTAACACCATATTTGGAAACAATATTCCAGAGACGGTCAGCCTGCGGGTAAAGGGAATGCCCCTCGTACATAACAGTAGTTGTCCCGGCCAGCAGCGGTCCGTAGACAAGATAGCTGTGCCCTGTAATCCAGCCGGGATCTGCGGAACACCAGAAAATATCTGTAGGCTTGAGATCAAAAACCCATTTAAAGGTCCGGTGAACCCCGACCATATATCCGCCATGGGAATGAACCAGCCCTTTGGGTTTACCGGTGGTTCCCGAAGTATGCAGAATAAAAAGGGGATCATCCGCGGCCATAATTTCAGCAGGAGCGTGTGGGCGTTCATGCCGTACAAGGTCTTCGTACCAGTAGTCACGGGCGGAATCCATATTCACGTCCACATTGGCCCGGTGGACCACAACCACAGACTCAAGGGCCTCCGCCGGATTATCCAGCAACGCACGGTCAACTTCTTCCTTGAGCCGGATAACCTGCCCGTTGCGATAAAAACCATCTACCGTAACCACCACACGAGGGTTGATCTCACGGACCCGCTCCCGCAGCAAGCGGGCGGAAAACCCCGAAAAGACCAGAGAATGCACGGCCCCGATCCGG is a window of Maridesulfovibrio sp. DNA encoding:
- the acs gene encoding acetate--CoA ligase, which codes for MDHKETLDSLLHEERVFRPLPQMLIEATVNPQDLRAARELADVDLCSYWEEAAEELDWFTKWEQVCDISDAPNYHWFKGARCNIVYNALDRHIETVNKNRLALIWEGEPGDSRQYTYFELYRAVNRLANGLKALGVGRGDRVVLYMPQLPETVIAMLACARIGAVHSLVFSGFSARLLRERVREINPRVVVTVDGFYRNGQVIRLKEEVDRALLDNPAEALESVVVVHRANVDVNMDSARDYWYEDLVRHERPHAPAEIMAADDPLFILHTSGTTGKPKGLVHSHGGYMVGVHRTFKWVFDLKPTDIFWCSADPGWITGHSYLVYGPLLAGTTTVMYEGHSLYPQADRLWNIVSKYGVTIFYTSPTQIRTLMRFGHRYPDQHDLSSLRILGAVGEPFNPEAWLWMYENIGKGQCPVLDTWWQTETGMIMISPMPVSVLKPGSVTRPLPGIDADVVDAEGNPVPEGKGGYLVIKKPWPAMFSDVLGDREEVMAHYWKRMPGMFYAGDVARKDEDGYFWIQGRADDVLNISGHRIGTAEVECALTRHPHVAEAVVVGVADKIKGQVVKGYVTLNHGVVESDDLHRELKEHIRNELGPIVIVRSVEFRDELPKTSSGKIKRTELG
- a CDS encoding DUF47 family protein gives rise to the protein MHFRLPFLGLIVNKNPMDGLVKHYDKIAECIHIINDSVECYVAGNDTCREFSELIEQIDTVEAQADKIKRSIRNHLPHSMFMAVDKVLFFNYTRSQDNVLDFAQEALHWLAIRKVAIPAEYQKDLILLLSEVNDTTTSLGPALKATIALDEGKSIDREGTKNKFRKVRKHYARSMELRKELSTRIYNSDMDFKDIYQLTHFVDCLNEMAHQAETCADMLRAMIAR